The following are encoded together in the Actinobacillus lignieresii genome:
- the nusA gene encoding transcription termination factor NusA produces MSKEILLAAEAVSNEKLLPKEAIFEALETALAISTKKKKEMDIDVRVVIDRKTGDFQTFRRWIVVEQVHNMTREISLEAAQYENPSVQLGDIVEDEVDSIPFDRITMQTARQVISTKIREAERNKVIEQFRSQLNTIITATVKKVNREQIILDLGNQAEAVIVREDMLPRENFRPGDRVRGVLYAIKPESKGPQLFVTRAKPVMLEELFKLEVPEIGEDVIEIKGASRDPGSRAKIAVKSHDKRIDPVGACVGMRGARVQAISNELGGERVDIVLWDDNPAQFVINAMAPAEVSAIVVDEDKHAMDIAVEGKNLAQAIGRNGQNVRLATQLTGWTLNVMTTEDLDKKHQAEDNKVISLFVSALEIDDEFAQLLVDEGFSSLEEIAFIPVSELTAIDGIEDENLAEELQTRAKNAITAKALAEEEALKQAHIEDRLLNLEGLDRHIAFKLAEKGITTLEELAEQATDDLSDIEELSADKASELIMAARQICWFS; encoded by the coding sequence ATGAGTAAAGAAATTTTATTAGCCGCAGAAGCGGTATCTAACGAGAAGTTACTGCCAAAAGAAGCTATCTTTGAAGCGCTTGAAACGGCATTAGCCATTTCGACTAAAAAGAAAAAAGAGATGGATATTGATGTGCGTGTGGTTATCGACCGTAAAACCGGTGATTTCCAAACTTTCCGCCGCTGGATTGTGGTTGAACAAGTACATAACATGACACGTGAGATCAGCTTAGAAGCGGCGCAATACGAAAATCCTAGCGTGCAATTAGGCGATATCGTTGAAGACGAAGTGGATTCGATTCCGTTCGACCGTATTACGATGCAAACCGCACGCCAAGTGATCAGTACAAAAATTCGTGAAGCGGAACGTAATAAAGTGATTGAACAATTCCGTTCACAATTAAATACCATCATTACTGCAACCGTTAAAAAAGTAAACCGCGAGCAAATTATCTTGGATTTAGGTAATCAAGCGGAAGCGGTAATCGTGCGTGAAGATATGCTTCCGCGTGAAAACTTCCGTCCAGGCGACCGTGTACGCGGCGTATTATATGCGATCAAACCGGAATCAAAAGGCCCGCAACTTTTCGTAACACGTGCAAAACCGGTCATGTTGGAAGAGTTATTTAAACTTGAAGTACCGGAAATCGGTGAAGATGTGATTGAAATTAAAGGCGCATCTCGTGATCCGGGTTCTCGTGCGAAAATCGCAGTGAAATCACACGATAAACGTATCGACCCGGTAGGTGCTTGTGTCGGTATGCGCGGCGCACGTGTGCAAGCAATTAGTAACGAATTGGGCGGAGAGCGTGTGGATATCGTACTTTGGGACGATAATCCGGCGCAATTTGTCATTAATGCAATGGCACCGGCGGAAGTTAGCGCGATTGTCGTGGATGAAGATAAACATGCGATGGATATTGCGGTTGAAGGTAAAAATTTAGCCCAAGCAATCGGTCGTAACGGTCAAAACGTACGCTTAGCGACACAATTAACCGGCTGGACGTTAAATGTAATGACTACCGAAGATTTAGATAAGAAACATCAAGCGGAAGATAACAAAGTTATTAGTTTATTTGTTTCTGCGTTAGAAATCGACGATGAATTCGCTCAATTATTAGTGGATGAAGGCTTCTCTAGCTTAGAAGAAATCGCATTCATTCCGGTAAGCGAATTAACCGCAATTGACGGTATCGAAGATGAAAATCTAGCGGAAGAATTACAAACTCGTGCGAAAAACGCAATTACCGCAAAAGCGTTAGCGGAAGAAGAAGCGTTAAAACAAGCGCATATTGAAGATCGTTTATTAAATTTAGAAGGTTTAGATCGCCATATTGCATTTAAACTGGCTGAAAAAGGCATCACAACGCTTGAAGAACTGGCGGAACAAGCAACTGACGACCTTTCGGATATTGAAGAATTATCAGCGGATAAAGCAAGCGAATTAATTATGGCTGCACGTCAAATTTGCTGGTTTAGCTAA
- the rimP gene encoding ribosome maturation factor RimP — MATLEQKLEELVSDTIESMGCELVGIECQRAGRFLTVRLYIDKEGGVTIDDCSDVSRQVSAILDVEDPIADKYNLEVSSPGLDRPLFTLAHYQRFIGQEIVIHLRIPMFDRRKWQGKLESVEGDLITLTVDNEARQFAFGNIQKANLVPVFNF, encoded by the coding sequence TTGGCAACTTTAGAACAAAAATTAGAAGAACTCGTTTCCGATACCATTGAATCAATGGGCTGCGAATTAGTCGGTATCGAGTGTCAGCGAGCAGGACGTTTTTTAACCGTACGCTTATATATTGATAAAGAAGGCGGTGTAACGATTGATGATTGTAGTGATGTGAGCCGTCAAGTGAGCGCAATTCTGGATGTTGAAGATCCGATTGCGGATAAATACAACTTAGAGGTTTCATCACCGGGTTTAGATCGCCCACTATTTACCCTTGCTCATTACCAACGTTTTATCGGGCAAGAGATTGTAATTCATTTACGTATTCCCATGTTTGACCGTCGTAAATGGCAAGGCAAATTAGAGAGTGTGGAAGGCGATTTAATTACACTTACTGTAGATAACGAAGCTCGTCAATTTGCATTCGGTAATATTCAAAAAGCAAACTTAGTTCCAGTTTTTAATTTCTAG
- the folC gene encoding bifunctional tetrahydrofolate synthase/dihydrofolate synthase, with the protein MMNTLTVPTINDNLAIWLDYLEKSHFKPIDMGLERIKGVAQELDLLQPAPYVITVAGTNGKGSTCRLLEVALLKAGYRVGVYSSPHLIRYNERVRIQGDLLNDEAHVQSFAKIQQKKTASLTYFEFSTLSALQLFKEANLDIVILEVGLGGRLDATNIVDPHLAIITSIDIDHVDFLGDNREDIGREKAGIFRENIPVIIGEPDCPRSILQQAKALNCQVIRRNVNWKYSVEINRFHWQSEFIDWQDLPMPQIPIPNAGTALAALAQLPFEINEQVVRAALQEAQMTARFQTLTEQDFANFSGKRPLAQVIIDVGHNPHAAKYLAERLTSLKQANQKIYAVFSALVDKDLSGIVTPLANIIDEWHCAGLAGYRGQSGEAVYQKLANVLPDSTACYYRTVPEAAESLFAKASKTDIILIFGSFHTVSDFLIWVGQ; encoded by the coding sequence ATGATGAATACTTTAACTGTTCCGACTATTAATGATAACCTCGCCATATGGTTGGATTACTTAGAAAAATCACATTTTAAGCCGATTGATATGGGCTTAGAACGCATTAAAGGCGTAGCACAAGAATTAGACTTACTTCAACCGGCGCCTTATGTTATCACCGTTGCCGGTACTAACGGCAAGGGTTCAACTTGCCGTTTATTAGAAGTAGCTTTGCTAAAAGCCGGTTATCGAGTCGGCGTCTATTCATCGCCTCATCTAATTCGTTATAACGAACGGGTAAGAATTCAAGGCGACTTACTCAATGACGAAGCGCACGTGCAATCATTTGCAAAAATCCAACAAAAAAAGACCGCTTCTTTAACCTATTTTGAGTTTAGTACGCTTTCGGCGTTGCAACTTTTTAAAGAAGCAAATTTGGATATCGTCATTTTAGAAGTTGGACTTGGCGGACGTTTAGACGCAACCAATATTGTTGATCCGCATTTAGCGATAATTACTTCAATCGATATCGATCATGTGGATTTTCTTGGTGATAACAGAGAAGACATCGGGCGAGAGAAAGCGGGCATTTTCCGTGAAAATATACCGGTGATTATCGGTGAACCGGATTGCCCGAGAAGTATTTTACAACAAGCGAAAGCCCTTAATTGCCAAGTAATAAGACGTAATGTGAATTGGAAGTATTCCGTAGAAATTAACCGCTTCCACTGGCAATCGGAATTTATTGATTGGCAAGATTTACCGATGCCGCAAATTCCTATTCCGAATGCCGGTACCGCTTTAGCCGCTTTGGCTCAGCTTCCGTTCGAAATAAATGAACAAGTGGTTAGAGCCGCATTGCAAGAAGCACAAATGACCGCACGTTTCCAAACGTTAACCGAACAAGATTTTGCAAACTTTTCCGGAAAGCGACCGCTTGCTCAAGTGATCATTGATGTCGGACACAATCCGCATGCGGCAAAATATTTGGCAGAGCGACTAACGTCACTAAAACAGGCGAACCAAAAGATTTATGCGGTATTTAGTGCATTAGTCGATAAGGATTTAAGCGGAATCGTAACGCCGTTAGCCAATATCATTGACGAATGGCATTGCGCCGGTTTAGCCGGATATCGAGGACAGTCAGGTGAAGCGGTCTATCAAAAACTTGCAAACGTTTTGCCAGATTCGACCGCTTGTTATTACCGAACCGTTCCCGAAGCGGCTGAATCATTATTCGCCAAAGCGAGTAAAACCGACATTATCCTGATTTTCGGCTCATTCCACACCGTGAGCGATTTTTTGATTTGGGTTGGGCAGTAA
- the accD gene encoding acetyl-CoA carboxylase, carboxyltransferase subunit beta, translated as MSWIERILGRTSSSSSSSKSKVPEGVWTKCTSCEQVLYSEELKRNMHVCPKCNHHMRFDARTRLLSLLDQDSAQEIAAELEPQDVLKFKDLKKYKDRLTAAQKQTGEKDSFITMYGTLHNMPVVVASFNFEFMGGSMGSVVGAKFVRAAERALADNIPFICFSASGGARMQEALFSLMQMAKTSAILAKMREKGVPFISVLTDPTLGGVSASLAMLGDINIAEPKALIGFAGPRVIEQTVREKLPEGFQRAEFLLEHGAIDMIVQRKDMRDTLARLCAKMTNKPTPFKTAELIVEEA; from the coding sequence ATGAGCTGGATTGAAAGAATTTTAGGTAGAACCTCTTCATCGTCAAGCAGTAGCAAATCTAAAGTGCCGGAAGGCGTTTGGACAAAATGTACCAGCTGTGAACAGGTGCTATACAGCGAAGAACTTAAACGTAATATGCACGTTTGCCCGAAATGTAATCACCATATGCGTTTTGATGCACGTACTCGTTTATTATCGTTATTAGACCAAGATAGCGCACAAGAGATTGCGGCGGAATTAGAACCGCAAGACGTCTTAAAATTTAAAGATTTAAAAAAATATAAAGATCGTTTAACCGCAGCGCAAAAACAAACCGGTGAGAAAGACTCTTTTATTACCATGTACGGTACGTTACATAATATGCCGGTTGTGGTTGCATCATTTAACTTTGAATTTATGGGCGGCTCAATGGGCTCGGTTGTCGGTGCGAAATTCGTGCGTGCGGCTGAGCGAGCTTTAGCGGACAATATTCCGTTTATCTGTTTCTCGGCATCTGGCGGTGCTCGTATGCAAGAAGCATTGTTCTCTTTAATGCAAATGGCGAAAACCAGTGCGATCTTAGCGAAAATGCGTGAAAAAGGCGTACCGTTTATTTCCGTATTAACCGACCCGACATTAGGTGGCGTTTCGGCAAGTTTAGCGATGTTAGGCGATATTAATATTGCGGAGCCTAAAGCGTTAATCGGTTTTGCCGGCCCGCGTGTTATCGAACAAACCGTACGCGAAAAACTACCGGAAGGTTTCCAACGTGCAGAGTTCTTATTAGAACACGGTGCGATTGATATGATTGTGCAACGTAAAGATATGCGTGATACGCTTGCTCGTTTATGTGCGAAAATGACCAATAAGCCAACGCCTTTTAAAACGGCAGAATTAATTGTTGAAGAAGCCTAA
- the mazG gene encoding nucleoside triphosphate pyrophosphohydrolase, which translates to MATINQFLEVVAKLRDPETGCPWDIKQNFDSMLPCLLEETYEVAEAIHTKDRASLREELGDLLLQVVFLSQLAKEEGTFTFDDVLNDIHQKLIYRHPHVFGDKTASNSEEALKNWEEQKAAETKRRQQESVLDDVPFALPALTRANKLQKRCAKVGFDWDNPHAVLAKVEEELQEVKDEMAQYPQSASKLEEELGDFLFAAVNLCRHYKIDAETSLRNANVKFENRFRKVENAVKAQGKSVQECSLHELDFIWDQIKSL; encoded by the coding sequence ATGGCTACTATCAATCAATTTCTTGAAGTCGTTGCAAAATTACGTGATCCCGAAACGGGCTGTCCGTGGGATATAAAACAAAATTTCGATTCTATGCTCCCCTGCTTATTAGAAGAAACTTACGAAGTCGCAGAAGCCATTCATACTAAAGATAGAGCCTCTTTGCGCGAAGAATTAGGCGACTTATTATTACAAGTCGTATTTCTTAGTCAATTGGCAAAAGAAGAAGGAACTTTTACTTTTGACGACGTACTAAATGACATTCATCAAAAATTAATTTACAGACATCCTCATGTATTCGGCGATAAAACCGCCTCAAACAGTGAAGAAGCTTTAAAAAACTGGGAAGAACAAAAAGCTGCCGAAACTAAACGCCGACAACAGGAGTCCGTTTTAGATGATGTTCCTTTCGCTTTACCGGCATTAACTCGAGCAAATAAACTGCAAAAACGTTGCGCTAAAGTCGGGTTTGATTGGGATAATCCGCACGCCGTATTGGCTAAAGTCGAAGAAGAATTGCAGGAGGTCAAAGATGAAATGGCGCAATACCCTCAAAGTGCAAGTAAATTGGAAGAAGAACTGGGAGATTTCCTATTTGCCGCCGTTAATCTTTGCCGCCATTATAAAATTGATGCCGAAACAAGTTTACGGAATGCGAACGTTAAATTCGAAAACCGTTTTAGAAAAGTGGAAAACGCAGTGAAAGCGCAAGGGAAATCCGTACAAGAATGCTCTCTGCACGAACTTGATTTTATTTGGGATCAAATAAAATCACTATAA